A DNA window from Actinomadura coerulea contains the following coding sequences:
- a CDS encoding AraC family transcriptional regulator, with translation MDALTELLDGPRARGAFMLRSTLAPPWSLRIQDEAPLTLLSMVRDEAWLIPDRGDPQRVGPGDMVVFRGPDAYTVSDDPATAPQIVIHPGQRCTTPDGTSLSEAMDLGVRAWGNDPDGPAVMLVGTYQMRGAVTRRLLAALPPMAVVRGDTWRSPLVDVLQEEIGKDEPGQDVVLDRLLDLLLIATLRAWFSRPDAAAPGWYRAHGDPVVGPAMRLLHDDLAHPWTVADLAARVGVSRAALAQRFAKLIGEPPMAYLTGVRLAQAADLLRETEATLDAVARRVGYGNAFALSTAFKRVHGVSPQEYRAGAATA, from the coding sequence ATGGACGCTCTGACCGAACTCCTCGACGGTCCGCGCGCGCGGGGGGCGTTCATGCTGCGCTCGACCCTCGCCCCGCCCTGGTCGCTCCGAATCCAGGACGAGGCGCCGCTGACCCTGCTCTCCATGGTCAGGGACGAGGCGTGGCTGATCCCCGACAGGGGCGATCCGCAGCGCGTCGGCCCCGGCGACATGGTCGTCTTCCGCGGCCCGGACGCCTACACCGTCAGCGACGACCCGGCGACCGCGCCGCAGATCGTCATCCATCCCGGGCAGCGCTGCACCACCCCGGACGGCACGAGCCTGTCGGAGGCCATGGACCTCGGCGTCCGCGCCTGGGGCAACGACCCGGACGGGCCGGCGGTCATGCTGGTGGGCACCTACCAGATGCGCGGCGCCGTCACGCGGCGGCTGCTGGCCGCGCTGCCCCCGATGGCGGTCGTCCGCGGCGACACGTGGAGGTCGCCGCTCGTCGACGTGCTCCAGGAGGAGATCGGCAAGGACGAGCCCGGCCAGGACGTCGTCCTCGACCGGCTTCTCGACCTGCTGCTCATCGCGACGCTGCGCGCCTGGTTCTCCCGCCCGGACGCCGCCGCCCCCGGCTGGTACCGGGCCCACGGCGACCCGGTCGTCGGCCCCGCGATGCGGCTCCTGCACGACGACCTGGCGCATCCCTGGACGGTCGCGGACCTCGCGGCCCGGGTCGGGGTGTCGCGCGCGGCGCTCGCGCAGCGGTTCGCGAAGCTGATCGGCGAACCGCCCATGGCCTACCTCACCGGCGTCCGCCTCGCGCAGGCCGCCGACCTGCTGCGCGAGACGGAGGCGACGCTGGATGCCGTGGCCCGCAGGGTCGGCTACGGCAACGCCTTCGCGCTGAGCACGGCCTTCAAGCGCGTGCACGGCGTCAGCCCGCAGGAGTACCGCGCGGGGGCGGCGACCGCCTGA
- a CDS encoding NAD(P)H-binding protein — protein sequence MTNSEHGIIESGLTLVLGGTGKTGRRVVERLEALDVPVRMGSRSASPPFEWEDESTWAPVLRNVENVYLSYYPDLAAPGAPGAIRAFTDAAVDAGVRRVVLLSGRGEPEARDCERIVQASGLAWTVVRASWFAQNFSEDYLLDPVRAGEVVLPAGEVPEPFVDADDIADVAVEALTRDGHAGEVYEVTGPRALTFAEAVAEIGRAAGREIAFVPVGADDYAAALREHGVPEEVVGLLTYLFTTVLDGRNARPADGVERALGRPPRDFSEFAREAAASGIWNH from the coding sequence ATGACGAACAGCGAACACGGCATCATCGAAAGCGGCCTCACCCTCGTCCTCGGCGGGACCGGCAAGACCGGCCGCCGCGTCGTCGAGCGGCTGGAGGCCCTGGACGTCCCCGTCCGGATGGGCTCGCGGTCGGCCTCGCCGCCCTTCGAGTGGGAGGACGAGTCCACCTGGGCGCCCGTCCTGCGCAACGTCGAGAACGTCTACCTCTCCTACTACCCGGACCTGGCCGCGCCCGGCGCTCCCGGCGCCATCCGCGCGTTCACGGACGCGGCGGTGGACGCGGGCGTGCGGCGCGTGGTCCTGCTCTCGGGGCGGGGCGAGCCCGAGGCGCGGGACTGCGAGCGGATCGTCCAGGCGTCGGGCCTGGCCTGGACGGTCGTGCGGGCGAGCTGGTTCGCGCAGAACTTCAGCGAGGACTACCTGCTCGACCCCGTGCGGGCCGGCGAGGTCGTCCTCCCGGCGGGCGAGGTTCCGGAACCGTTCGTGGACGCCGACGACATCGCGGACGTCGCGGTCGAGGCGCTCACCCGGGACGGCCACGCCGGCGAGGTGTACGAGGTCACCGGGCCCCGGGCGCTCACGTTCGCCGAGGCGGTCGCCGAGATCGGCCGCGCCGCCGGACGCGAGATCGCCTTCGTGCCCGTGGGCGCGGACGACTACGCCGCGGCCCTGCGGGAGCACGGCGTGCCCGAGGAGGTCGTCGGCCTGCTGACCTACCTGTTCACGACCGTGCTGGACGGACGCAACGCCCGGCCCGCCGACGGCGTCGAGCGGGCCCTCGGCCGCCCCCCGCGCGACTTCTCCGAGTTTGCGCGCGAAGCCGCCGCCAGCGGCATCTGGAACCACTGA
- a CDS encoding DUF1772 domain-containing protein — translation MKFSLAGVSATLSIIMAAGMAGTFFGFSTGVMPGLNAARPASAIDAMQGINQRIQNPVFVAMFLLVPVLAAAAGVLLLTLDQKSAALLFFAAAALYFAGALLPSFVVNIPMNTDLDGVTIPKDAAEAAKIWSDYSGRWTAWNTVRAVFSWASLLAMGLGVYVWGKNN, via the coding sequence ATGAAATTCTCCCTCGCGGGCGTCTCGGCGACCCTGTCCATCATCATGGCGGCCGGGATGGCCGGAACGTTCTTCGGCTTCTCCACCGGCGTCATGCCCGGACTGAACGCGGCGCGGCCCGCCTCGGCGATCGATGCCATGCAGGGCATCAACCAGAGGATCCAGAACCCGGTCTTCGTGGCGATGTTCCTCCTGGTCCCGGTGCTGGCGGCCGCGGCGGGGGTGCTGCTGCTCACCCTCGACCAGAAGTCGGCGGCGCTGCTCTTCTTCGCCGCGGCGGCCCTGTACTTCGCGGGCGCGCTCCTGCCGAGCTTCGTGGTGAACATCCCGATGAACACCGACCTGGACGGTGTCACGATCCCGAAGGACGCGGCCGAGGCGGCGAAGATCTGGTCGGACTACTCCGGCCGCTGGACGGCGTGGAACACCGTCCGCGCCGTGTTCAGCTGGGCGAGCCTCCTCGCCATGGGCCTGGGCGTCTACGTCTGGGGCAAGAACAACTGA
- a CDS encoding metallophosphoesterase family protein produces the protein MGGVYAISDLHVGFPENRAFVEGLRPSSEDDWLIVAGDVAERFADVEWTLRTLAERFATVLWVPGNHELWTVKGDPVQLRGEARYRRLVEMCRGLGVLTPEDPYPAWDGPDGAVTVAPLFILYDYTFRPDGTSSKEEALEAAHEAGVVCTDEVYLHPDPYPGRDAWCDARIAYTERRLSALEPGTRTVLVNHWPLVREPTRVLWYPEFAQWCGTERTADWHSRFGAVSVVYGHLHIPRTIWTGGVPHIEVSVGYPREWRRRADAPRGPRRVLPAPETD, from the coding sequence ATGGGCGGCGTCTACGCGATCAGCGACCTGCATGTGGGGTTTCCGGAGAACCGCGCCTTCGTCGAGGGCCTGAGGCCCTCGTCCGAGGACGACTGGCTGATCGTCGCGGGCGACGTCGCCGAGCGCTTCGCGGACGTCGAGTGGACGCTGCGCACGCTCGCCGAACGCTTCGCCACCGTGCTGTGGGTGCCCGGCAACCACGAGCTGTGGACCGTCAAGGGCGACCCCGTGCAACTGCGCGGTGAGGCACGCTACCGCCGGCTCGTCGAGATGTGCCGCGGCCTCGGCGTGCTGACCCCCGAGGACCCCTACCCCGCCTGGGACGGTCCGGACGGCGCCGTCACCGTGGCGCCGCTGTTCATCCTGTACGACTACACGTTCCGCCCGGACGGCACGTCCAGCAAGGAGGAGGCTCTCGAAGCCGCGCACGAGGCCGGCGTCGTGTGCACCGACGAGGTCTACCTGCATCCCGACCCGTACCCCGGGCGGGACGCCTGGTGCGACGCCAGGATCGCCTACACCGAGCGGCGCCTGTCCGCCCTGGAGCCGGGCACGCGGACCGTGCTCGTGAACCACTGGCCGCTCGTCCGCGAACCCACCCGCGTCCTCTGGTACCCCGAGTTCGCCCAGTGGTGCGGCACCGAGCGCACCGCCGACTGGCACAGCCGGTTCGGCGCGGTGTCCGTCGTCTACGGGCACCTGCACATTCCCCGGACGATCTGGACCGGCGGCGTCCCGCACATCGAGGTGTCGGTCGGCTACCCGCGCGAGTGGCGCCGGCGGGCCGACGCGCCGCGCGGCCCCCGCCGCGTCCTGCCCGCGCCCGAGACGGACTGA
- a CDS encoding TetR/AcrR family transcriptional regulator — translation MTSDDMAKTRPVRADVRRNRARLLAAARETFQRQGAGASLEGVARLAGVGIGTLYRHFPTRQDLLEALLADVYAGLAAAARDLLDSPSPGEALLAWLRTFVSEITAFPGMAASAMVSLRDPRLDPSGSRAAMSEAGEALLVRAQRAGEAPAGAPFADVLRLAGAIATVAERDPDAASRLLSLAAAGVAPGAAR, via the coding sequence GTGACCAGCGACGACATGGCGAAGACGCGCCCGGTGCGGGCCGACGTGCGGCGCAACCGCGCGCGGCTGCTCGCCGCGGCGCGGGAGACCTTCCAGCGTCAGGGGGCGGGCGCCTCGCTCGAGGGCGTCGCGCGGCTCGCGGGCGTCGGCATCGGCACGCTCTACCGCCACTTCCCCACCCGCCAGGACCTCCTGGAGGCTCTGCTCGCCGACGTGTACGCCGGGCTGGCGGCGGCCGCCCGCGACCTGCTGGACTCCCCGTCGCCCGGCGAGGCCCTGCTGGCGTGGCTGCGGACGTTCGTCTCGGAGATCACCGCCTTCCCGGGCATGGCGGCCTCGGCGATGGTGTCGCTGCGCGACCCCCGCCTCGACCCCTCCGGCTCCCGCGCGGCGATGTCGGAGGCGGGCGAGGCGCTGCTCGTCCGCGCGCAGCGCGCCGGGGAGGCGCCCGCCGGCGCGCCGTTCGCCGACGTGCTGAGGCTGGCGGGCGCGATCGCCACGGTCGCCGAACGGGACCCGGACGCCGCGTCCCGGCTGCTGTCGCTCGCCGCGGCCGGCGTGGCGCCGGGCGCGGCCCGCTAG